One segment of Takifugu rubripes chromosome 5, fTakRub1.2, whole genome shotgun sequence DNA contains the following:
- the gaa gene encoding LOW QUALITY PROTEIN: lysosomal alpha-glucosidase (The sequence of the model RefSeq protein was modified relative to this genomic sequence to represent the inferred CDS: inserted 2 bases in 1 codon), which translates to MLKVIGSLLLFTLTFLPYLYFHQFYNDTMVFLPGRAKQDTTSTHNHTIKYNNSVKLQRAMHRGRSGVNDFSRDPECTMAPDSRFDCARDKAVSQSECEQRGCCYAPGSDSAGPPWCFYPGLYRGYRMGPLVPTLHGLTATLTRAAPSYLPRDISVLQLDVTEEATDCLRITMKDPSSPRYEVELPAVVVREETDAEDLLYTTEYQPDPFGFIVRRKTNGRVIMNTTVAPLLFADQYLQLSTTLASHLVSGLGQHYSSLLLDVNWTTLALWNRDMAPHADANLYGSHPFYIVQEGDGMAHGVFLLNSNAIEVILQPTPALTWIALGGILDLYVFLGPDPQSVVRQYLQVIGYSMMPPYWSLGFHLCRWGYTTTNATREVVQRMRDAEFPMDVQWNDLDYAYKRRVFTLDPLRFGDLPEMVEEFHMRGLRYILILDPGISTTSPPGTYAPFQDGLKRDVFIKNSSGHILIGKVWPGPTAFPDFTNPETRSWWEDCIRDFHSKVPVDGLWIDMNEPASFVQGSVEGCPDSELENPPYTPSVVGGRLSSGTLCMSAQQKLSTHYNLHNMYGLTEAFATHSALIKIHGKRPFVLSRSSFPGIGRFSGVWTGDVRSDWEQLRYSIPAVLQFSLSGVPLAGADVCGFGGDTAEELCVRWMQLGAFYPFMRNHNDRPNAPQEPYVFGQKAQAAMKSALNLRYSLLPXYTLFHHAHTSAETVARPLFMEFPSDPGSQTVDEQFLWGSSLLISPVLKRGAVEVAAYLPPGTWYSLLNGRPLHSRGQYFLLSAPLDTINVHLREGHIIPQQEPALTTTASRTNPFSLTVALSAGGWAWGDLFWDDGDGLDTFETGNYSYIVFVAGESQVVSGPLTVGEALAGLVLGGLQVFGLQSAPIFVLANGEMVMDFTYCSEMKVLKVTNLALPLSEVLTIRWIL; encoded by the exons ATGTTGAAGGTAATCGGGAGTCTGCTTCTCTTCACTCTGACTTTCCTTCCTTATTTATACTTCCACCAGTTTTATAATGACACCATGGTATTTTTACCAGGCCGTGCTAAGCAAGACACAACAAGCACACATAATCACACAATTAAATACAACAATTCAGTTAAACTGCAAAGAGCAATGCACCGCGGCAGGTCCGGTGTGAACGATTTTTCCAGGGATCCTGAATGCACCATGGCCCCAGACAGCCGGTTTGATTGTGCCAGAGACAaagctgtcagtcagtcagagtGTGAACAGAGGGGCTGTTGTTATGCCCCTGGATCAGACTCTGCAGGTCCACCTTGGTGCTTCTACCCCGGGTTGTATCGAGGTTATAGAATGGGTCCGCTCGTGCCCACCTTGCATGGCCTGACTGCCACCTTGACCCGGGCAGCCCCCTCTTACCTACCCAGAGACATCTCGGTTCTGCAGCTCGACGTTACAGAAGAAGCTACAGACTGTTTACGCATCACT ATGAAGGATCCATCGTCTCCACGGTATGAAGTTGAGCTCCCAGCCGTTGTTGTCAGGGAAGAAACAGACGCCGAAGACCTTCTCTACACTACAGAATATCAGCCTGACCCATTTGGCTTCATAGTGCGGCGAAAAACGAATGGAAGAGTCAT TATGAACACCACCGTCGCTCCTCTGCTGTTTGCCGACCAATACCTTCAGCTCTCCACCACGCTCGCCTCCCATCTTGTGTCAGGTCTTGGGCAGCACTATTCCTCCCTCTTGCTGGACGTCAACTGGACAACTCTGGCTCTCTGGAACAGAGACATGGCGCCACAT GCTGATGCCAATCTTTATGGCTCCCATCCATTCTACATCGTACAGGAAGGGGACGGGATGGCACATGGAGTTTTCCTTCTCAACAGCAACGCAATTG AGGTGATATTGCAGCCGACCCCTGCTCTCACCTGGATAGCTCTTGGAGGAATCCTGGATCTTTACGTCTTCTTGGGCCCTGACCCTCAAAGTGTGGTGCGACAGTACCTTCAGGTGATCG GATACTCTATGATGCCTCCTTATTGGTCACTGGGCTTCCACCTGTGTCGCTGGGGTTACACCACCACTAATGCAACACGGGAAGTTGTGCAACGCATGCGCGATGCTGAATTTCCTATG GATGTACAGTGGAATGATCTAGATTATGCGTACAAGCGTAGGGTCTTCACCTTGGACCCGTTGCGATTCGGAGACCTCCCAGAAATGGTGGAGGAGTTCCACATGAGAGGCTTGAGGTACATCCTCATCCTG GATCCAGGCATCAGCACCACCAGCCCTCCTGGAACCTACGCTCCATTTCAGGATGGATTAAAACGAGATGTCTTCATTAAAAATTCCTCGGGACATATCTTGATTGGGAAG GTTTGGCCTGGTCCTACAGCCTTTCCTGACTTCACCAACCCTGAAACCAGGTCCTGGTGGGAAGACTGCATCAGAGATTTTCATTCCAAAGTTCCGGTGGACGGTCTGTGGATC GATATGAATGAACCGGCAAGTTTTGTGCAGGGCTCTGTGGAAGGCTGTCCAGACAGCGAGCTGGAGAATCCGCCCTACACCCCCA GTGTGGTTGGCGGCCGGTTGAGCTCTGGGACTCTGTGTATGTCCGCCCAGCAGAAGCTGTCCACCCACTACAACCTGCACAACATGTACGGACTGACTGAGGCCTTTGCCACACACAG TGCTCTCATAAAGATTCACGGGAAGCGGCCATTCGTCCTGTCTCGCTCCTCCTTTCCAGGCATCGGACGCTTCTCCGGAGTGTGGACGGGAGACGTCCGGAGTGACTGGGAGCAGCTTCGCTACTCCATCCCCg CCGTGCTGCAGTTCAGCCTGTCCGGGGTGCCGCTCGCCGGCGCCGACGTCTGCGGCTTCGGAGGCGACACCGCCGAGGAGCTGTGCGTACGATGGATGCAGCTGGGCGCCTTCTACCCTTTCATGAGGAATCACAACGACAGGCCGAATGCT cctcaggagcCCTACGTATTTGGACAAAAGGCCCAGGCCGCCATGAAAAGTGCATTAAACCTGCGTTACTCCCTCCTTCC CTACACGCTCTTCCATCATGCCCACACCTCTGCGGAAACTGTGGCCCGACCTCTCTTCATGGA GTTCCCCTCTGACCCAGGCAGTCAGACCGTAGATGAGCAGTTCCTGTGGGGGAGTTCACTTTTGATTAGCCCCGTCTTAAAGAGGGGGGCTGTAGAAGTGGCTGCTTACCTTCCCCCCGGCACTTGGTACAGTCTGCTGAAT GGTCGGCCTCTCCACAGCAGGGGTCAGTACTTTCTCCTGTCGGCCCCTTTGGACACCATCAACGTTCATTTGAGGGAGGGGCACATTATTCCTCAGCAG GAGCCTGCTCTGACGACAACAGCCTCGCGCACAAACCCTTTCTCCCTGACGGTGGCGCTGTCAGCAGGCGGCTGGGCGTGGGGCGACCTGTTCTGGGATGATGGCGATGGCCTCGACACCTTTGAAACGGGAAATTATTCCTATATTGTCTTTGTTGCCGGTGAG TCTCAGGTGGTGAGCGGACCTCTGACAGTGGGTGAGGCCCTCGCTGGTCTGGTCCTGGGAGGGCTGCAGGTGTTCGGGCTGCAATCCGCACCCATTTTTGTCTTAGCCAATGGAGAAATGGTGATGGATTTCACATACTGCAGTGAGATGAAG GTTTTGAAAGTGACCAACCTGGCTTTGCCACTGTCAGAGGTGTTGACAATCCGATGGATTCTCTGA
- the LOC105419432 gene encoding sterile alpha motif domain-containing protein 9-like yields the protein MAGVLNQSPESWNECGQTSKEDCKPRPFDQEGTDFIYVKHRVMQPESGAFDLISPCHEYKSFALAATLDRTRLQAKFAHEVLKFAVGCMNIRSNGTIHFGVVDSKENADYTHGEIIGIPVQEKDIYVDALDYIERSIPTDSEHVRQCVRPPRFIEVMDQKGTEKRYVVEVDIVPLLSIVRNKVYAARLPNFKESTNKVEMEKRQILRRVGAKTEPVNEKDLSEFYERVKHRDTQREEAERSMFLCMPESCQDLGRKLTMLMTSGKKLMEEDKWFILVTNKLKPDDLCNVDWLLNMNVFCVFDFDPDSKVSGLCKTYLQHHTANMHSLQTYKLSGDMSIKEFISKLHLFDQTSWIFCNGRSDFKGNENPCDELTWIKTNMTLLRESVSLICKQILPKGTFQVIFLLTSPVEEPLLHTFNEFFTDMEGHEDIICICEAAENFQKWKSFAEGSCGTETLDNGSVVGMTMSHINATLQQIQPVQACTRKHLPVFVKGTCDLKTRVEEQLYSLEILTVNHCEETREDFINEEKKNIEQQFYHGGKVRWLNFWLAERGFVGEVIKRDAYQEVSNLLNDALKSNTGQSPVNIINIYHHPGSGGSTVARQVLWDNRRTIRCAVIKHSYSADIVAEHAVKLREYEEKDAQRCLPTMLLIEDSDKEYLDDLKYELEVALLNNKIVQNLTCFILLSCRRSHEPETKCKESPLMNVSVTHKLSAQEKEKFSRKRKDLERKYDRNFILTFVLLSEEFNEEYVTSFVENLLQGIDHESVTTRLIHYVALLNTYVPDSFISQSHCEALLGLTFHLERFHQHNFEQSLSPQARLVFLHLRDEKTHIKSVSIIHPFVAKEILHQLLGDQLTQSSLAMDLLHEKVLFEHPFRRKIYLSFLTLFIRRARISKGDGYDSAFAPLIEHVCENEKNLQKAIQLLEEAFQYFREDPFIAQTLARLHYTYKMFKQAERWAETAAKQQPYNSFILDTKGQVYKRWFQKKCNDLDEASIKKTPQNTADAVETALKAIECFQECEKAAVADRDHVNNSGFFSELKTECSLLKLILSVDVFANKLNGHSECMKYLLTDYIPVEVKDAWKPFHDRLKKLNRAMQDALEWISEELSYFQKDIDDEEEIQVIAEEKIYNPLKWMEKTSEAYGKYFSETIQPHELNPEKTAQLSPFQKRMMIFQLGGGNITSILSTLADQKKAVPRLEAILSLYPSSPQRAKFGQNDIVNYIFTHIALNCLSPQNPRVAHLKDLQALCHQVPSDKRKCLPGVLFLITMLFWPEDQDTDQEKEKKYEIVQSAVEHLDKSYWDKKKDIPQRKRRIYTHFFLGAGKGLLKFVHKKKFESVTTGFTVLEKRMKWFRGENWKNPEIVKVLKCVTGWTEDGVVYLEGPLKRTFSIRPLHIHSVPHGNENITFYLGFTFRGPVACNIVVT from the coding sequence CTGGCGTTCTTAATCAGTCACCAGAGAGTTGGAATGAATGTGGCCAGACCTCAAAGGAGGACTGTAAACCAAGGCCATTCGATCAAGAAGGAACTGATTTTATATATGTGAAACACCGAGTGATGCAACCTGAATCTGGGGCTTTCGACCTGATCTCCCCGTGTCATGAATACAAGTCTTTTGCACTTGCTGCTACATTGGACCGCACAAGACTCCAAGCCAAGTTTGCCCATGAGGTTCTGAAATTTGCAGTTGGATGTATGAATATCAGGTCAAATGGAACTATACACTTTGGTGTGGTGGACAGTAAAGAGAATGCAGATTATACACATGGTGAGATAATAGGCATTCCGGTCCAAGAGAAAGACATCTATGTCGATGCATTAGATTATATTGAAAGGAGCATTCCCACCGACAGTGAACATGTGCGCCAGTGCGTACGACCTCCAAGGTTCATTGAGGTTATGGATCAGAAAGGTACAGAAAAGAGATATGTGGTAGAAGTTGACATTGTGCCTTTGCTAAGTATTGTGAGGAACAAGGTGTATGCGGCACGTCTCCCAAACTTCAAGGAGTCGACAAACAAAGTGGAGATGGAGAAGCGACAAATACTGCGGCGGGTGGGTGCCAAAACAGAGCCAGTGAATGAAAAAGACTTGAGCGAGTTTTATGAGCGGGTCAAACATCGCGATACTCAGCGGGAAGAAGCAGAAAGAAGCATGTTCCTCTGTATGCCAGAATCCTGCCAAGACCTTGGAAGGAAACTCACCATGTTAATGACGAGTGGAAAGAAATTGATGGAAGAGGACAAATGGTTTATCCTGGTCACCAACAAACTCAAACCAGATGATCTCTGTAATGTCGACTGGCTTctaaacatgaatgtgttttgtgtgtttgacttTGACCCTGACTCGAAGGTGTCGGGACTCTGCAAGACATACCTCCAGCATCACACTGCAAACATGCATTCTTTGCAGACCTATAAGTTATCTGGTGACATGTCCATCAAGGAATTCATCAGCAAGCTGCATCTGTTTGACCAAACCAGTTGGATTTTTTGTAATGGCCGCAGTGactttaaaggaaatgaaaaccCGTGTGATGAACTGACTTGGATAAAGACCAATATGACTCTTCTGCGGGAATCTGTATCATTGATCTGTAAGCAGATATTGCCAAAGGGTACTTTCCAAGTAATTTTCCTTCTAACATCACCAGTGGAGGAACCACTCTTGCACACCTTTAATGAGTTTTTCACAGACATGGAAGGTCATGAGGacatcatctgtatctgtgaaGCAGCGGAAAACTTCCAAAAGTGGAAAAGCTTTGCAGAGGGGTCATGTGGAacagaaactctggacaatGGAAGCGTTGTTGGTATGACCATGAGCCACATCAATGCAACCTTGCAGCAAATACAGCCTGTTCAAGCATGTACCCGTAAACACTTGCCAGTCTTTGTCAAGGGGACCTGTGATCTAAAGACTCGAGTTGAAGAACAGTTGTATTCCCTGGAAATTTTGACAGTCAATCACTGCGAAGAAACAAGAGAAGACTTCATcaatgaagagaaaaagaacattGAACAGCAATTTTACCATGGTGGGAAGGTCAGATGGTTGAACTTCTGGCTTGCTGAGCGTGGATTCGTGGGTGAGGTAATAAAGAGAGATGCCTATCAAGAAGTGTCAAATCTCCTCAACGATGCATTGAAGTCAAATACAGGTCAGAGTCCTGTAAATATTATCAACATTTATCATCATCCGGGAAGTGGTGGAAGCACTGTAGCAAGACAGGTTCTGTGGGATAACAGGAGAACTATAAGGTGTGCAGTCATAAAGCATTCATACTCAGCTGATATTGTTGCAGAGCATGCCGTTAAACTGAGAGAATATGAAGAAAAAGATGCACAGAGGTGTCTCCCCACAATGCTGCTCATTGAAGACTCAGACAAAGAATATCTGGATGACCTCAAGTATGAGCTGGAAGTTGCTTTGTTAAACAACAAAATAGTTCAAAACTTAACATGTTTCATTTTGTTAAGTTGCAGACGATCACACGAGCCAGAGACAAAATGCAAGGAGTCCCCATTAATGAATGTGTCTGTCACTCACAAGCTGTCTGCccaagagaaagaaaagtttTCTAGAAAGCGAAAAGACCTTGAAAGAAAATATGACCGCAATTTTATtctgacttttgttttgttgagtGAAGAATTTAACGAGGAATATGTAACATCATTTGTAGAAAACTTGCTGCAAGGAATTGATCATGAATCTGTTACTACTCGCCTCATTCACTATGTAGCCCTGTTGAACACTTACGTTCCAGACTCTTTTATTTCTCAGTCCCATTGTGAAGCTTTGCTTGGGTTAACCTTTCACTTGGAAAGGTTTCACCAGCACAACTTTGAGCAATCGCTCAGTCCTCAGGCTAGGCTGGTCTTTTTGCATCTTAGGGACGAGAAGACACACATCAAATCCGTCAGCATCATTCATCCATTTGTTGCAAAGGAAATCCTCCACCAACTTCTGGGAGACCAACTGACCCAGAGCAGCCTGGCCATGGACTTGCTCCATGAAAAAGTCCTTTTTGAACATCCTTTTAGAAGGAAAATATATCTGTCATTTTTGACACTCTTCATCAGGCGGGCTAGAATCAGCAAGGGGGATGGATATGATAGTGCTTTTGCTCCTTTGATAGAGCACGTGtgtgaaaatgagaaaaacctACAAAAGGCCATTCAGTTACTGGAAGAAGCCTTTCAGTATTTTCGTGAAGATCCGTTCATTGCCCAAACACTTGCTCGTCTTCATTACACCTACAAAATGTTTAAACAGGCAGAACGCTGGGCAGAGACAGCAGCCAAACAGCAGCCTTACAATTCGTTCATACTAGACACAAAAGGTCAGGTGTACAAAAGGTGGTTCCAAAAAAAGTGCAATGATCTTGACGAAGCCAGTATAAAGAAGACGCCTCAGAATACAGCAGATGCTGTGGAGACTGCACTGAAAGCCATTGAGTGTTTTCAAGAATGTGAGAAAGCAGCAGTCGCAGATAGGGATCATGTCAACAATTCAGGATTTTTTTCTGAACTAAAGACCGAGTGCAGCCTACTAAAACTGATCCTGTCAGTGGATGTTTTTGCAAACAAACTCAACGGCCATTCTGAATGTATGAAGTACCTACTGACAGACTACATCCCAGTGGAAGTCAAGGATGCCTGGAAGCCATTTCACGATCGTCTGAAAAAGCTTAACAGGGCAATGCAAGATGCCTTGGAATGGATTTCGGAAGAACTGAGCTACTTTCAGAAGGACATTGATGACGAAGAGGAGATCCAGGTGATTGCAGAGGAGAAGATATACAATCCACTAAAATggatggaaaaaacatctgaagCATATGGGAAGTACTTCAGTGAAACTATTCAACCACATGAACTTAACCCGGAGAAAACTGCTCAACTAAGTCCTTTTCAAAAGCGCATGATGATCTTCCAACTTGGAGGCGGAAATATAACCTCCATCCTTTCTACGCTGGCGGACCAGAAGAAGGCAGTGCCCCGTCTCGAGGCCATCCTGTCTCTATATCCCAGCAGTCCACAGAGGGCCAAATTTGGCCAAAATGATATTGTCAACTACATATTCACTCATATTGCTCTGAACTGTCTCTCGCCCCAGAATCCAAGGGTAGCACATTTAAAAGATCTTCAAGCACTTTGTCATCAGGTCCCATCTGATAAGAGGAAGTGTTTACCAGGTGTCTTATTCTTAATTACCATGTTATTCTGGCCTGAAGATCAGGACACGgatcaagaaaaagaaaaaaagtatgAAATTGTGCAATCAGCTGTTGAACACCTGGATAAATCCTACTGGGACAAGAAGAAGGACATTCCCCAGAGGAAAAGAAGGATCTACACCCATTTTTTTCTGGGAGCTGGGAAAGGCCTGCTCAAATTTGTGCACAAGAAAAAGTTTGAGAGTGTCACAACAGGCTTCACCGTTTTAGAGAAACGGATGAAGTGGTTTAGGGGTGAAAACTGGAAAAATCCCGAGATTGTCAAGGTCCTAAAATGTGTCACTGGATGGACAGAAGATGGGGTGGTTTACCTGGAGGGTCCCCTTAAGAGGACGTTCAGTATCAGGCCCCTTCACATACATTCAGTTCCTCATGGgaatgaaaacatcactttcTATTTGGGGTTCACATTTAGAGGCCCCGTTGCCTGCAACATTGTTGTAACATAG